GTCCTTGCGGCTCCGATGACCGCGCCAGTGTGAATCAGAAATCCGTTCCATAAAACTCTTACTCTTAGGGTCATAAAATAGGAATTTGCACTTCAACAGAGATGTAAATAACCATGTTTCGAGGAACTAACGGGGTTAAACTTCATATAACAATTACTTATTATAGCACAGGTACTCGTAATAAGCAAAGATATTCAAATGTATATTAGAATGTTATGCAAAAACGCTTGATTTTTTCTGGAAATCCAACGATATTCATATTAACAGTTTTTTCTTGCAAATTCTGCTGTTGGGATCTTAAGTTGTAGCATCATGTCGAATACGTTCGGATTCACACCTGCCTTGCCGATGTTTATTATCTGTTAATGAAAGTAGGCGAACGATGCAACTGTATAAGTCTTTTCTTAAACAGCTAATCCGGAACTATATGATCGGGTCCATTGCAGCTGTGCTTGTTGTGGGTGGCGTATTAATGGTAACGACTCTGGAAATTCCTATTGAGGAAGGCGCGCGCCTTGTGGTCATACTGACCATTTCATTCATGGTGATGATTGCGTCCGAGCTGACCGTCTTTCTTCGGCATTTACGACCGATTCACGCGGGGTTTCATGAAGGCCATACGGATTTGGAAACGTTGGAAAAAGCATATTTGAGCATACACCGTATGCCGCGTTTGGCGGTATACCGTATATTCGGACCTCATCTGCTCGGCTTGTCGCTTCCGGCCATTCTGCTGACGGTTTGGATGATGGAGCAGGGCAAACTGAATTTTTCGCCGTTCTATATATGGCTGGCTTGCCTGGGGGCGGTCCTGCTAGCCAGCTGTCACGCCATGATCGAATTTTTTCTGACGATAGCCGCCATTCGCCCATTGATCAAGGAGATTCGGCGGCAGGCGTTATCTCGTTATGGCGTGGACTTCTCCCTTGAGGGCCATGTATTCATGGCGATTCGGACAAAATTTTTGCTCAGCACGATGTTAATCGGCACTTTTCCGCTGTTTTTGTTTAGTCTGGCGGTCCAGATTCGTCTGGAGGGGCTCAGCCAGATCGTAGCTCAGCAGTACTGGGGCTGGGCGGGATTTATATTGCTGCTTGGCGTCGGTTTTGCTTATATCGGCGCCTGGCTCTTGACCCAGGATTTACAGCGGCCGATCCGGCAGCTGTACCGGGCGATGAATGAGATTAAGGAGGGGCGTCTGATTCAGACCTCCAATCTCTATTCTGATGAATTTTCCAATCTGATCGCGGGTTTCAATATGATGGTTCGCGGGCTGCAGGTGCGCGAGGAGCGAAACCGCAAGCTGCTGGACAGTTATTTTGCCGCCCTGGCAGCGGCGCTGGATGCCAGAGATCCTTACACGGCCGGCCATTCGCTTCGGGTAGCGGAGTATTCGGTGTTAATCGGCCGTCTGGCGGGACTCAGCGAAGAGCAGGTTGATCTGCTGCACAAGACGGCATTGCTGCATGATATCGGCAAGATCGGAGTTCGGGACAATATTTTGCTGAAGGAAGGGAAACTGACGGCAGAGGAGTTCGATCAGGTAAAGGCCCACCCGGCTCAAGGAGAGAACATTCTGCTGCAAATCGAGCCTGCCGATGCCATGGCTCCTTATCTGGAAGGGGTACGGTCCCATCATGAGCGCTATGATGGAGGCGGGTATCCTGACGGGTTGAAGGGGAAGGAGATTCCGTTGTTTGGACGGATTATTGCCGTGGCCGATGCCTATGATGCCATGACGTCGGACAGGCCGTACCGCAGCGGCATGAAATCGGCGGATGCCTTGAACATACTGGAAGCCGGCAGGGGAACCCAGTGGGACCCCGATTATGCGGGCATATTCGTTAAATATATGAAAGCGGAGAAGAAGGTCATTACGATCCGCTAGTAGGTGGATAAGCAGGGAATCGCAGCTGATTCTATGGATAGGAATGAGAAGAGACCGTACCTGTACAGGTAAACGGCCTCTTTTTTGTGCGCCTGTCGTTAAAATATCACTGCCCTCAGGGCAGCCAATAAATGGGTACTCGGCTGCTTCGAGAGTCGGCGAGGAGTGAATACGGAAATTAGATCATCTGGTGAGCCGTATCGATTCCGTGCTTTCTTCATGTTTCACATGCTTCTGTTTGCGATGCATCCAGCTTGCCAGCCATGTGCTGATCTCATACAGACCGATGAGCGGGATGGCAACCATCAGGTGAGATACGAGATCAGGCGGTGAGATCAGCGCCGCAATGATCACCAGAACGACGTAGGCATACCGCCTCATCGTATGCAGGATAGCCGGGCTTAATATGCCTATTCGCGTCAGAAACAGGACAACAACGGGGAGCTCGAAGGCAAGGGAGAGCGGGATGATGATATTGAACATGAATCCGAAGTACTGGGCGACGCCGTACGTTTCGACAAGGTCCATCTGACTGTTGATTCCTGTCGTAAAAGCAAGACTCATCGGAAAAACGACAAAGTACGCAAAGGCAACCCCTATAAGAAAACATAACGCGGAGAAAGGGATAAACCGAAGGGCCGCTCTCTGCTCGCGGTTGTTCAGTCCCTGATTGACGAACAGCCATATTTGATAAAGGGCAAACGGCAGGGTAGGAAGCAGCGATAATACGATGCTTATGCTCATATAGATGCGCAGTCCGTCCCAAGGCGAGAACACGTTCCAGGTTACCTGAAAGGCCGGTGAGTGATGCTTTAACATGGATAACACATGGGGGGCGGCAATCAGGCCTGCCGCCATGCTCAGGATGAAGACGGCAGCTACCAGCAGGATCCGTTTTCTAAGTTCGGCGATGTGCTCAAGCAGCGTCATGGTACCCTTGAACTCCATAGGCTTCGTCACTCCTTTGGTCATCATCGGAAGATGGGCGTGCAGCGCTGTTTTTTCGTTTTGTTCAATTCCTTCAGCTCAAATGTATTAAATCCCTCCTGCATTTTTTGATGGATTTCCTGGATGCTTTTCACATCCCCAAAAGAATATCGACGATTTCCTCCCTTCGTACGCTCCGGAAATATAAGCTTTCGTTCCTCGTAATACCGAATTTGACGTTCCGTCAAGCCGGTCAGTTCGCAAACAACCCCAATACTCATCACCTTACTCTCCATAATCTTTACCTCCTATGTAAGTATTGTTAACCCTGAGCTATTGTTCCTGGCTTGGGATTAAAAACGAAGAAGATAAAACGGCAATAATTTTGGCGATTTCATTTTGTTTGGAAGGATTTATGACATGATTTTATGAAAAAGAAGGAAAAAAAGCAATCGTTTTTCAAAAATAAAAAAACCGTGTAAGAAAACCTAACAAAATTTAAGCCAAACTTTGTTTTCTCTGCTAAGATCGGCTCATGAATCCAATCACAAACTAGCGAAGGAGTGAACGAGGGTGGCTACAAAAGGACAACCAAAAGAGATGACCCGGAGGCAATTTCTGACGACTGTTGGCAAGGTGGGTGGATCTGTCGCCGTCTTCAGCTTGATGGGTACGATGGGGCTCCTTACGCCGGAAACGTTGAAAGCAGCAGAATATATGCCTCCCGGAAAAAATGACCTGACTCTAAGCGGCCGCGGCGGCAAGAAGATTATTATTCTCGGCGCAGGAATCGCGGGTTTGACGGCAGCGTATGAGCTTGGTCTGGCAGGTTACGATTGCACGATATTGGAAGCGAAAAGCTTTGCCGGCGGGCGCAATTGGACGATCCGCAAAGGAACCTCCGTTGCGGAGATCGGATTTGGCCGTCAGACTTCCCGCTTTGATAACGGGCTGCACTTCAATGCAGGCCCGATGCGGATTCCGCAGTTTCACGTCACGCTGGATTATTGCAAGAAGTTTGGCGTAGCCATCGAGCCATTCAACAATGTGAATGAGAGCGGCTACTACTATAACGAGAACGTGGGGGCTTTATCCGGGCAGCGCGTCCCCAAGCGTGCAGCCAAAGCCGACGTGCGCGGTTACGTGGCCGAGATGTTGGCCAAAGCCGTGAATCAAAATGCGCTGGATCTGCCGCTGACAGCGGAAGAGAAGCTGAAGCTGGTGGATTATCTGAGGGCCGAAGGCGATTTGAATCCGGATCTGTTCTACAAGGGATCCGAGCGCGGCGGGTATAAGGATGAGCCGGGAAGCCGCCTGGATGCCGGTGTGCTCCGGGATCCATTCGATTTGAAGGCGATCATCAATTCCGGCTTCGGCAAATATTTCAGCAACGAGTACGGTTACGACCAGCAGATGATGATGTTTCATCCCGTAGGCGGCATGGATGCCATCATCAAGGCATTTGAGAAAAGAATCGGCAACCGGATCAAGTACCGGGCAGAGGTGAAGGAAATTCGCCAGTCCTCTTCCGGTGTGCGGATCGTGTACACGGACGGCAATTCCGCCAGAGAGCAAGAAATCCGCGGCGATTATTGCATCTGCACCATACCGTTGACGGTATTGAAGAAGATCCCGGCCGATTTCTCGCCGGAGATGTCCAAAGCGATCAGCAGCGTCGGTTACGCTTCCGCAGGTAAAATCGGCCTGCAGTTCAAACGGCGCTTTTGGGAAGAAGACGAATATTTATATGGCGGCAGCAGCTTGACGAATATGGACATTACGCAAATCTACTATCCGCCGACAGACTATTTTGGAAAGAAGGGGATTCTGCTTGGTTATTATGCATACGGGGGCACTGCCGATAAAATCGGGGCCATGTCGTATGCCGAACGCGAGCGACTTGCACTAACGCAAGGCGCTAAGATTCATCCACAGTATCCGAAGGAGTTCGAGGCATCCTTCTCCATCGACTGGAAAAAGACTAAATACCAGGAAGGCGGCTGGGTATCCTATTCCGCCAACGACAGGAAAACCTACTACCCTACCCTCTGCAAGCCGGATAACCGTATTTACTTGGCAGGGGAGCACATCAGCTACATCACGGCTTGGCAAGCAGGGGCCATTGAGTCCGCCCGCGAGGTCGTAACCGACATCCATCAACGCGTAATGAAAGCGTAAATCGAAAGGAGACAATTCCATGAAAAATCAACTGAAGACGATCCTGGCGCTGGCCATGCTGATCAGTGCGGTGAGTGTAACCGCCGCGTATGCCGACAGCTCTTCCGCCTATAAGAAGCCGACCAAAGCTTCACCCGCCCCGAAATTTTACGGCAGTCCCACATCCTCTATTTCCAGCGGGGTTATCATACCCGAAGGGGCTTCCTATCTTTATACAAGCGGGACGGTTCCGCCCTTGCTGAACAAGGATGGCAAGACGGTTTATGAGCGCTATGGCGATACCAAAACCCAAGGAATCGGCATCCTGAAGGAGATCGAGAAACAGCTGAAGGAGCAGGGGCTGACGATGAAGGATGTCGTCTATTTGAGAGTATACTTAACCCCGGATGCAGCCAAGAACGGAGCTTTTGATTATACCGGCTGGTTTGACGCATACGCCCAGTTTTTCAATACGAAGGAGAATCCCGTGAAGCCTGCGCGTTCTACCGTGGGAGTAGCGAGCCTCGTGAATGCCGATTGGTTAATTGAGATTGAAGCCGTAGCGGTATACCCTGGCAAGGATAAGAAAAAGTAAGTTGTTCTTGTTCCACGTAGTCGGCTGATCGAATAGCGCTGGCTTTTACAAATGAACGGTCACCATCACATATTAAAGGAGTTGGGTTCTATGTTTCAAAATGTCGGCTTTGTCGGATTGATGATGATCCTGATTGTCGTGCTCATTCTGTTCGGTCCTTCCAAGCTGCCGGAGCTTGGGCGGGCGGTGGGCCGCACGTTGTCTGAATTCAAAGCTTCCGCCAGAGACTTGGTTGGGGAAGATAAAGAAGAGGAAAAGGGCAAGGAGAGGGAAAGGGAGGGAGCGGTCATCAAACTGAAAGGGTGATCAGGCCGTTTCATCCAGCCCTCAGCACTATGAGATTGGATTTGTATGTACAAATGAAGCTGTCCCGTGGAGCTGCTGTAGCCCATGGAGACAGCTTTTTTGAATGTTTGGACTTTGAGATCAATGCGAGGACTGAAACTTCGCGATGACATCCTTTGCCAGGATTCAGAGAAACTTCTGAGGGGTATACACAAGTACAGGCAATTCTACATTTCATCATTCATTACTCTATGAGGAGCTGATATTATGGATAGCAACGTATTTAAAGGGAAATGGAAACAGATGAAGGGTGAAGCGAAGAAGCAATGGGGAAAATTGACGGATGACGATCTCGATGTGATCGACGGCCAGAAGGATAAATTGGTTGGCAAGCTGCAGGAACGTTACGGACATACGAAGGATGCGGCTGAACGTGAATATACCGATTGGAGTGCAAGATACCGCGACTAGTCTAAAGGACGATAAGGGAGGCAGAACGAATCATGTTGGAATCCCGGGTTGTGACCGGCAAGGTGATCGATATTCGTGACGGCAAGGTGTTTACCTTACACGGAGACATGGTCAGCACCTATCATTTGGGATACTATGAGATGATGAATGAGGAAGTTCTCCCTGTCAGAGACAGTCAGCAGGCGGCATCTTCCACCGCGGGGCTACTGGCGGAGGAAACTGCCGAATCCTCCGGCTGGCTCCACAGGGAGTGGAAGCCGCTGACCAGCTTCATAACCGCTTGGAGAAAGAGTGCAAATCGAGCCTGATTTGCGCTCTTTTTTTGCCTTTTTAAGCTTGGATGTCCAGGCCCTGAGCCATGGGAAATTCATGTGAGTTTTATATTTGAAAAGTCATATTGACTTGGGTCCGATGCGGTGTAGAATGAGGTCAAAAGGAAGTTTGATCAGCCCATTTAGGGCGGAGAATGCTTCGTGCTGCATAGAAGAGCGGGGGCTGCAGAGGCCTTTCATGTCATTCATATTTTATATCATGAACGGAGGGAGGGGGCGAGGTGGGAATGGTTGCACTCGTAGTCGGGGCCACAGGGCTTGTGGGGCGTATGGTAACCGAAGAACTGCTGGGGCGCGAGGAGCTTGAAGAGGTTCGCGTGCTGGTACGAAGTCTTCCTGATATAACGCATCCCCAGTTGAAGCCCATCTTGGTGGAATGGGATCAACTGGATCGATACAGCGATGCTTTTTCTGGCGTCCACAGCGTGTATTGCTGCCTGGGAACCACGATCAGGAAAGCGGGGTCCCAGCAGCAATTCCGTAAAGTGGATGTGGATTATGTCATCAAGACAGCGGAGTTGGCTAAGCGGCACGGGGTGAGACAATTTATGGCGGTCAGCTCCGCAGGCGCTAATCCGAAGGTTCGTAATTTCTATCTTCGTACCAAGGGTGAGGTTGAAGAAAAGCTGGCCGAGATTGGCTTTCGGGGTCTGCATCTGTTCAGACCGTCATTATTGCTGGGCGAGCGGCCCGAGCGGCGGTTTGGAGAGCGGGTGGCATCTGTTCTCATGACTTCCCTGGACTTTGCATTCAAAGGTCCGAAGCTGGCCCCATACCGGGCCATACCAGCGCGGAAAGTAGCCAGATCGATGGTGAATATCGGCTTAACGGATATGAAAGGCCACCATGTATACACCAATGAAGTCATTCATGTTCTCGGCGAGGCCGCTGAATAAATTTGCCAGAGCACCCTTGGCAGATTACAATGTACACAGATAGGAATACATAGAAAGGGTGACAGACCATGAGTAAACATATCATATCGACCAACAAAGCACCGGGAGCTATCGGGCCTTACAGCCAAGCTGTAGAAATCAACGGATTCGTCTATACCTCAGGCCAGCTCGGCCTGAATCCGGAAACGGGTGAATTCGGCGAGGGAGTTCAGGAGCAGGCGAAGCTGTCTCTTAGCAACGTGAAGGCGATCCTTGAAGCAGCCGGGACAAGCCTCGACCATGTGGTGAAAACCACCGTATTCTTGAAGGATATGAATGATTTTGCAGCGGTTAACGAAGTGTACGGCAGCTTTTTCTCCGAGCCCTACCCTGCTCGCAGCGCCGTTGAGGTTGCTCGTTTGCCGAAGGACGGACTGGTTGAGATTGAAGTCATCGCCGTTAAGCCATAAGCGATATGATCACATGTGAAAGGGAGCTTTGCCAATGCAGGCAAAGCTCCCTTTTTTATGCTCTATTGAATTTTAACGATATTGAAAAGGGTGCGAACTAATCTCATAGACGAGTAAGGGAAGCTTTTCGTTAAGGCTCGGTTTAATATAGCGATCTTCTCCGATTGCGGGTAAAGAAGAGCCATATGGCATATACAAACAGGACGATAGAGAGTACAAAGGCGGTCATTAAAATGCTGTCGGTCTCCCGATGCTCGGCCGCGATGGCGATGTAAGCCCAAGTGAAGACCAGCGGCACGATGCTGTCCCGGTAACGCTGGCCGATCCATATGGCGAGTAATGCACCGATGCAGAGCAGCACAATCCCCAAAGTGGTTTCGCGCAGGCCGAAAAGGCTCCAGTCATTCTTCTGAAACACGATTCCGACGTTGACGATAAAGGCAGGGCATACCCAGCCGATATATAGGCTGAACGGCAATTTCAGACAAAACTTTTCCCCTGACGTCGGATAGTCGATCGTATGCGTGCGGGCATATAGAACCCATAAGGTTAACAGCAGC
This Paenibacillus sp. JZ16 DNA region includes the following protein-coding sequences:
- a CDS encoding tryptophan-rich sensory protein; translation: MYRNNPYRWWNLLFFAGVIAVNVLSGMLPLGGRTTGEISDMYYTAITPAGYAFSIWSVIYVLLFFFVIYQLRRDTGNRDSVKSIGPWFILSCVFNMAWLILWHYLYIEWSVVVMFLLLLTLWVLYARTHTIDYPTSGEKFCLKLPFSLYIGWVCPAFIVNVGIVFQKNDWSLFGLRETTLGIVLLCIGALLAIWIGQRYRDSIVPLVFTWAYIAIAAEHRETDSILMTAFVLSIVLFVYAIWLFFTRNRRRSLY
- a CDS encoding twin-arginine translocase TatA/TatE family subunit; amino-acid sequence: MFQNVGFVGLMMILIVVLILFGPSKLPELGRAVGRTLSEFKASARDLVGEDKEEEKGKEREREGAVIKLKG
- a CDS encoding NAD(P)H-binding protein, whose product is MGMVALVVGATGLVGRMVTEELLGREELEEVRVLVRSLPDITHPQLKPILVEWDQLDRYSDAFSGVHSVYCCLGTTIRKAGSQQQFRKVDVDYVIKTAELAKRHGVRQFMAVSSAGANPKVRNFYLRTKGEVEEKLAEIGFRGLHLFRPSLLLGERPERRFGERVASVLMTSLDFAFKGPKLAPYRAIPARKVARSMVNIGLTDMKGHHVYTNEVIHVLGEAAE
- a CDS encoding RidA family protein, whose translation is MKNQLKTILALAMLISAVSVTAAYADSSSAYKKPTKASPAPKFYGSPTSSISSGVIIPEGASYLYTSGTVPPLLNKDGKTVYERYGDTKTQGIGILKEIEKQLKEQGLTMKDVVYLRVYLTPDAAKNGAFDYTGWFDAYAQFFNTKENPVKPARSTVGVASLVNADWLIEIEAVAVYPGKDKKK
- a CDS encoding MerR family transcriptional regulator, with translation MESKVMSIGVVCELTGLTERQIRYYEERKLIFPERTKGGNRRYSFGDVKSIQEIHQKMQEGFNTFELKELNKTKKQRCTPIFR
- a CDS encoding HD-GYP domain-containing protein — protein: MQLYKSFLKQLIRNYMIGSIAAVLVVGGVLMVTTLEIPIEEGARLVVILTISFMVMIASELTVFLRHLRPIHAGFHEGHTDLETLEKAYLSIHRMPRLAVYRIFGPHLLGLSLPAILLTVWMMEQGKLNFSPFYIWLACLGAVLLASCHAMIEFFLTIAAIRPLIKEIRRQALSRYGVDFSLEGHVFMAIRTKFLLSTMLIGTFPLFLFSLAVQIRLEGLSQIVAQQYWGWAGFILLLGVGFAYIGAWLLTQDLQRPIRQLYRAMNEIKEGRLIQTSNLYSDEFSNLIAGFNMMVRGLQVREERNRKLLDSYFAALAAALDARDPYTAGHSLRVAEYSVLIGRLAGLSEEQVDLLHKTALLHDIGKIGVRDNILLKEGKLTAEEFDQVKAHPAQGENILLQIEPADAMAPYLEGVRSHHERYDGGGYPDGLKGKEIPLFGRIIAVADAYDAMTSDRPYRSGMKSADALNILEAGRGTQWDPDYAGIFVKYMKAEKKVITIR
- the tatC gene encoding twin-arginine translocase subunit TatC, whose protein sequence is MMTKGVTKPMEFKGTMTLLEHIAELRKRILLVAAVFILSMAAGLIAAPHVLSMLKHHSPAFQVTWNVFSPWDGLRIYMSISIVLSLLPTLPFALYQIWLFVNQGLNNREQRAALRFIPFSALCFLIGVAFAYFVVFPMSLAFTTGINSQMDLVETYGVAQYFGFMFNIIIPLSLAFELPVVVLFLTRIGILSPAILHTMRRYAYVVLVIIAALISPPDLVSHLMVAIPLIGLYEISTWLASWMHRKQKHVKHEESTESIRLTR
- a CDS encoding flavin monoamine oxidase family protein — encoded protein: MATKGQPKEMTRRQFLTTVGKVGGSVAVFSLMGTMGLLTPETLKAAEYMPPGKNDLTLSGRGGKKIIILGAGIAGLTAAYELGLAGYDCTILEAKSFAGGRNWTIRKGTSVAEIGFGRQTSRFDNGLHFNAGPMRIPQFHVTLDYCKKFGVAIEPFNNVNESGYYYNENVGALSGQRVPKRAAKADVRGYVAEMLAKAVNQNALDLPLTAEEKLKLVDYLRAEGDLNPDLFYKGSERGGYKDEPGSRLDAGVLRDPFDLKAIINSGFGKYFSNEYGYDQQMMMFHPVGGMDAIIKAFEKRIGNRIKYRAEVKEIRQSSSGVRIVYTDGNSAREQEIRGDYCICTIPLTVLKKIPADFSPEMSKAISSVGYASAGKIGLQFKRRFWEEDEYLYGGSSLTNMDITQIYYPPTDYFGKKGILLGYYAYGGTADKIGAMSYAERERLALTQGAKIHPQYPKEFEASFSIDWKKTKYQEGGWVSYSANDRKTYYPTLCKPDNRIYLAGEHISYITAWQAGAIESAREVVTDIHQRVMKA
- a CDS encoding CsbD family protein, which encodes MDSNVFKGKWKQMKGEAKKQWGKLTDDDLDVIDGQKDKLVGKLQERYGHTKDAAEREYTDWSARYRD
- a CDS encoding RidA family protein, whose protein sequence is MSKHIISTNKAPGAIGPYSQAVEINGFVYTSGQLGLNPETGEFGEGVQEQAKLSLSNVKAILEAAGTSLDHVVKTTVFLKDMNDFAAVNEVYGSFFSEPYPARSAVEVARLPKDGLVEIEVIAVKP